From a single Bacillus thermozeamaize genomic region:
- a CDS encoding cytochrome C assembly protein, with the protein MNNRLLLWQRVLGWLALLMVAADVYFVFFYAPTEKYMGDVQRLMYYHVATAWNAYLAFGLVLIFSILYLWRREERFDHWAASAAEVGVLFTTLVLITGPLWARPVWNAWWKWDDPRLTATLILWLVYIAYLILRASIEGQRGRRIAAVFGIIGFVDVPIVHFSVQWWSSFHPQVISSQGVNMTGEMVVTLVFTSLAFMVLFFFLLLARVNLEKSATAAARLEERLYSAD; encoded by the coding sequence ATGAACAACCGTTTATTGCTCTGGCAGCGCGTCCTCGGCTGGCTGGCTTTGCTCATGGTGGCGGCGGATGTGTATTTCGTCTTCTTTTATGCGCCGACGGAAAAGTATATGGGCGATGTTCAGCGCCTGATGTACTATCATGTTGCAACCGCCTGGAACGCATACCTGGCTTTTGGCCTGGTGCTGATTTTCAGCATCCTGTACCTCTGGCGGCGCGAGGAACGCTTTGACCATTGGGCGGCGAGCGCAGCCGAGGTGGGCGTTCTCTTTACCACCCTGGTGCTGATCACGGGACCGCTCTGGGCGCGGCCGGTCTGGAACGCCTGGTGGAAGTGGGATGATCCGCGCCTGACAGCGACGCTCATCCTTTGGCTCGTCTATATCGCTTATTTGATTTTGCGGGCATCGATTGAAGGGCAGCGGGGGAGAAGGATTGCGGCGGTGTTCGGCATCATTGGCTTTGTGGATGTGCCCATCGTCCATTTTTCCGTCCAATGGTGGTCTTCTTTTCATCCCCAGGTGATCAGCAGCCAGGGGGTCAACATGACCGGCGAGATGGTGGTGACGCTTGTCTTTACCTCCCTTGCTTTCATGGTTTTATTCTTTTTCCTGCTGCTGGCCCGGGTCAATCTGGAAAAGTCGGCTACGGCCGCCGCCCGCTTGGAGGAGCGCCTTTATTCGGCAGACTGA